From the genome of Halobellus litoreus, one region includes:
- the pyrB gene encoding aspartate carbamoyltransferase has product MRQDHLISATQLSRADIEAVLDRAAEIDADPSALNGRHEGAILGLCFFEPSTRTRMSFDTAMKRLGGRTIDMGSVESSSVKKGETLADTMRVLEGYADALVLRHPSEGSAKMATEFVDVPLVNAGDGAGQHPTQTLLDLYTMRQNVGLDDVTVGIMGDLKYGRTVHSLAAALTNFDTRQHFISPESLRLPRSVRYDLHESGAQVREHTALEEVLSELDILYVTRIQRERFPDENEYLKVAGEYQIDAEDLEAAKDSLTVMHPLPRVDEIAPDVDQTEHATYFEQAHNGVPVRMALLDMLLSEEGDDR; this is encoded by the coding sequence ATGCGTCAGGACCACCTCATCTCCGCGACGCAACTGTCGCGGGCCGACATCGAGGCGGTGCTCGACCGCGCGGCGGAGATCGACGCCGATCCGAGCGCCTTGAACGGGCGACACGAGGGCGCGATACTCGGCCTCTGCTTCTTCGAGCCGAGCACCCGCACGCGGATGAGCTTCGACACCGCGATGAAACGACTCGGCGGCCGCACGATCGATATGGGCTCGGTCGAGTCGTCGTCGGTGAAGAAGGGCGAAACGCTGGCCGACACGATGCGCGTCCTCGAAGGGTACGCCGACGCGCTCGTCCTCAGACACCCGTCCGAGGGCTCGGCGAAGATGGCCACCGAGTTCGTCGACGTCCCGCTCGTCAACGCCGGCGACGGCGCGGGCCAACATCCCACACAGACCCTGCTCGACCTCTACACGATGCGGCAGAACGTCGGCCTCGACGACGTCACGGTCGGGATTATGGGCGACCTCAAGTACGGGCGAACGGTCCACTCTCTCGCGGCCGCGCTGACGAACTTCGACACCCGACAGCACTTCATCAGCCCCGAGAGCCTCCGCCTCCCGCGGAGCGTCCGCTACGACCTCCACGAGTCCGGCGCACAGGTCCGAGAGCACACCGCACTGGAGGAGGTGCTCTCGGAACTCGACATCCTGTACGTCACCCGGATCCAGCGGGAGCGCTTCCCAGACGAGAACGAGTATCTGAAAGTGGCCGGCGAGTACCAGATCGACGCCGAAGACCTCGAAGCAGCGAAGGACTCTCTGACCGTGATGCACCCGCTGCCGCGCGTCGACGAGATCGCGCCCGACGTCGACCAGACCGAGCACGCGACGTACTTCGAACAGGCGCACAACGGCGTCCCGGTTCGGATGGCGCTTCTGGATATGCTGCTGTCCGAGGAGGGGGACGACCGATGA
- a CDS encoding IclR family transcriptional regulator — protein MTKKANHPVRTSEKTLRLIETLDTDDGFRLNELEDRLEMSKSGIHNHLSTLREHGYVEKEGDEYSLSLKFLSLGGHVRSRSPLYQYGRSKIDQLASDTGMLANLATEEGGRAVYLYQSRGNYAVHLDTHVGYRLRLHNIGIGKAILASLPRDRVESIVDEWGLPEATENTITDREELFEELETIRERGYATDDEERTEGLTCIGAPVKLGGDVLGAISISAPTKRLGNAGFDDDITAEVESTAHELALDIKYARQ, from the coding sequence ATGACGAAGAAGGCCAACCACCCCGTTCGGACGAGCGAAAAGACGCTGCGGTTGATCGAAACGCTCGACACCGACGACGGATTCCGGCTCAACGAACTCGAAGACCGGCTGGAGATGAGCAAGAGCGGCATCCACAACCACCTCAGCACGCTTCGAGAGCACGGCTACGTCGAGAAAGAGGGCGACGAGTACTCGCTCAGTCTGAAGTTCCTCTCGCTCGGCGGCCACGTTCGGAGTCGGTCCCCGCTGTACCAGTACGGCCGGTCGAAGATCGACCAGTTGGCCAGCGACACGGGAATGCTCGCGAACCTCGCGACCGAGGAGGGCGGACGGGCGGTGTATCTGTACCAGTCGCGCGGGAACTACGCGGTCCACCTCGACACGCACGTCGGCTACCGGCTCCGACTGCACAACATCGGGATCGGAAAGGCGATTCTCGCGTCGCTCCCTCGCGACCGCGTCGAGTCGATCGTCGACGAGTGGGGGTTGCCGGAGGCGACCGAGAACACGATCACCGACCGCGAGGAGCTGTTCGAGGAGCTGGAAACGATCCGCGAGCGGGGGTACGCGACCGACGACGAGGAGCGGACCGAGGGACTCACCTGCATCGGCGCGCCCGTCAAACTCGGCGGCGACGTCCTGGGAGCGATCAGCATCTCCGCGCCGACGAAGCGGCTGGGTAACGCCGGCTTCGACGACGACATCACCGCCGAGGTCGAGAGCACCGCGCACGAACTCGCCCTCGACATCAAGTACGCCCGGCAGTGA
- the pyrI gene encoding aspartate carbamoyltransferase regulatory subunit has protein sequence MSDTDRELRVSKIRNGTVIDHLAAGQALNVLALLGIDGSGGESVSIGMNVPSDKLAKKDIVKVEDRELSQSEVDVLAVIAPEATINIVREYEVVEKKRIDRPESVDGVLSCPNRNCITNADEPIHTRFSVLEDALRCDYCGEIVREEEVPTRLDVA, from the coding sequence ATGAGCGACACCGACCGCGAACTCCGCGTCTCGAAGATTCGGAACGGCACCGTCATCGACCACCTGGCGGCCGGACAGGCGCTGAACGTCCTCGCGCTCCTCGGCATCGACGGCTCCGGCGGCGAGAGCGTCTCGATCGGGATGAACGTCCCGTCGGACAAACTCGCGAAGAAGGACATCGTGAAGGTCGAAGACAGGGAGTTGAGCCAATCGGAGGTCGACGTCCTTGCGGTGATCGCCCCCGAGGCGACGATCAACATCGTCCGGGAGTACGAAGTCGTCGAGAAGAAGCGGATCGACCGCCCCGAGTCGGTCGACGGCGTCCTCTCGTGTCCGAACCGGAACTGCATCACCAACGCCGATGAACCGATCCACACGCGCTTTTCAGTCCTCGAGGACGCACTCCGCTGTGACTACTGCGGCGAAATCGTCCGCGAGGAGGAAGTCCCGACGCGCCTGGACGTCGCCTGA
- a CDS encoding amidohydrolase family protein, with translation MPEIVDGYTHVLTEGFFEDLTEKFGFQGLSGRPEFLWDHDQRKQDMADYGVDKQVITLALPTMFQGMDHDLALDITRLANDEIRRLADEHPDDFIPVGTIPTVSEEFLAEFDRCVDELDMAGVQIFSNIDGRPLDDDRFWPLFERAEDTDTPLWMHPQLWEWYDWASEYMEHRLFGWPFDTTLALSRLVFGGVMEEYPDLEIVSHHGGGMVPFYGRRIEMFYEQRMTYPENYQGYHEHAAELSKPAEEYFKKFNADTAVSGSTPALECAESFFDDGNVVFGTDYPFSPERGRQTVEYTIDAVDRMDVDGDTRENIFAGNLYSLIS, from the coding sequence ATGCCGGAAATCGTCGATGGCTACACGCACGTGCTGACGGAAGGCTTCTTCGAGGACCTCACGGAGAAGTTCGGCTTTCAGGGCCTCTCCGGCCGGCCGGAGTTCCTCTGGGACCACGACCAACGGAAGCAGGATATGGCCGACTACGGCGTCGACAAGCAGGTCATCACGCTCGCGCTGCCGACGATGTTCCAGGGGATGGACCACGACCTCGCGCTGGACATCACCCGCCTAGCCAACGACGAGATCCGTCGCCTTGCGGACGAACACCCGGACGACTTCATCCCGGTCGGGACGATTCCGACGGTGAGCGAGGAGTTCCTCGCGGAGTTCGACCGGTGCGTCGACGAGCTCGATATGGCCGGCGTCCAGATCTTCTCGAACATCGACGGCCGGCCGCTCGACGACGATCGGTTCTGGCCGCTCTTCGAGCGCGCGGAGGACACGGACACCCCGCTGTGGATGCACCCGCAACTCTGGGAGTGGTACGACTGGGCCTCCGAGTACATGGAACACCGGCTGTTCGGCTGGCCGTTCGACACGACGCTCGCGCTGTCGCGACTGGTCTTCGGGGGAGTGATGGAGGAGTACCCCGACCTGGAGATCGTCTCCCACCACGGCGGCGGGATGGTTCCGTTCTACGGTCGTCGGATCGAAATGTTCTACGAGCAGCGGATGACCTATCCCGAGAACTATCAGGGGTACCACGAACACGCCGCCGAACTGTCGAAGCCCGCCGAGGAGTACTTCAAGAAGTTCAACGCCGACACGGCCGTCTCCGGCTCGACACCTGCGCTCGAATGCGCGGAGTCGTTCTTCGACGACGGCAACGTCGTCTTCGGGACCGACTACCCCTTCAGCCCCGAGCGGGGCCGGCAGACCGTCGAGTACACCATAGACGCCGTCGACCGGATGGACGTCGACGGCGACACCCGGGAGAATATCTTCGCCGGTAATCTCTACTCCCTGATCTCCTAG
- a CDS encoding aldehyde dehydrogenase family protein, with translation MQEADHDQEISIDAPWGGLYIDGDWETPEGRDRIDIRNPTTQESITEVPAATEEDVDRAFEAATRAQTAWAETTPDERAAVVRRTADLIDEYEAEIREILAVETGAAKPRQDIEHGGTVTFVHDAASFAFRSSGGHNQSKIPGKENIIRKEPVGVVGVISPWNVPMKLSIRAVAPAIALGNSVVLKPAQESTISGGLLLARLFEKAGLPDGVLNVVPGRGSVAGDRTAAHPDCDVVAFTGSTGAGRLVGENAIEHFAFPALELGGNNPHVVLEDADLDQAVDAGVFGSFWNQGQVCISINRHLVHESLYDEYAERLAERASELKIGDPTDDDVVIGPIINASQRDEMMDYVERTVEEGGTLLTGGESDGLFVEPTVITDVTNDMAAACNEHFGPVAPIIPFGDDEEAVELANATEYGLAGSVHSADRGHARDVADRIDVGMMHVNDQPVNVEPHVPFGGVKDSGLGRYNGKWIIDEFTETKWTSVQREPRDYLF, from the coding sequence ATGCAAGAAGCCGACCACGACCAGGAGATCTCGATCGACGCGCCCTGGGGCGGACTCTACATCGACGGCGACTGGGAGACGCCCGAAGGGCGAGATCGGATCGACATCCGAAACCCGACGACGCAGGAGTCGATTACTGAGGTTCCGGCCGCGACCGAGGAGGACGTCGATCGCGCGTTCGAGGCGGCGACCCGCGCACAGACGGCGTGGGCGGAGACGACGCCCGACGAGCGCGCCGCGGTCGTCCGCCGGACGGCCGACCTGATCGACGAGTACGAGGCGGAGATCCGAGAGATCCTCGCCGTCGAGACGGGGGCCGCGAAGCCGCGGCAGGACATCGAGCACGGCGGGACCGTCACCTTCGTCCACGACGCCGCGTCCTTCGCGTTCCGCTCTTCCGGCGGTCACAATCAGTCGAAGATCCCCGGCAAGGAGAACATCATCCGGAAGGAGCCCGTCGGCGTCGTCGGCGTGATCTCGCCGTGGAACGTCCCGATGAAGCTCTCGATCCGCGCGGTCGCGCCCGCGATCGCACTCGGGAACAGCGTCGTGCTCAAGCCCGCCCAGGAGTCGACGATCTCCGGCGGCCTGCTGCTCGCTCGGCTCTTCGAGAAGGCCGGCCTCCCCGACGGCGTGCTCAACGTCGTCCCCGGACGAGGGTCCGTCGCGGGCGATCGCACGGCGGCCCACCCCGACTGCGACGTCGTCGCGTTCACCGGATCGACCGGCGCGGGTCGACTCGTCGGCGAGAACGCCATCGAGCACTTCGCCTTCCCCGCCCTCGAACTCGGCGGCAACAACCCGCACGTCGTCCTCGAAGACGCCGACCTCGATCAGGCGGTCGACGCCGGCGTCTTCGGGTCCTTCTGGAACCAGGGACAGGTGTGCATCTCGATCAACCGCCACCTGGTCCACGAGTCTCTCTACGACGAGTACGCCGAACGCCTGGCCGAGCGCGCTTCCGAGCTGAAGATCGGCGATCCCACCGACGACGACGTCGTGATCGGGCCGATCATCAACGCGTCCCAGCGCGACGAGATGATGGACTACGTCGAGCGCACGGTCGAGGAGGGCGGGACGCTCCTCACCGGCGGCGAGTCCGACGGCCTGTTCGTCGAGCCGACCGTCATCACCGACGTCACGAACGATATGGCCGCGGCGTGTAACGAGCACTTCGGCCCCGTCGCGCCGATCATCCCGTTCGGTGACGACGAGGAGGCGGTCGAACTCGCGAACGCCACCGAGTACGGCCTCGCCGGCTCCGTCCACTCCGCAGATCGCGGACACGCTCGCGACGTGGCCGATCGGATCGACGTCGGGATGATGCACGTCAACGACCAGCCGGTCAACGTCGAGCCGCACGTGCCGTTCGGCGGTGTGAAGGACTCCGGCCTCGGGCGGTACAACGGCAAGTGGATCATCGACGAGTTCACCGAGACGAAGTGGACCTCGGTCCAGCGGGAGCCGCGCGACTACCTGTTCTGA
- a CDS encoding 2-keto-4-pentenoate hydratase: protein MPLSQDEVDRLATKLHEAYDEKEPIEPLTDDVEFSTEDAYRIQFEVFDRLSAGGRDDVVGHKLGLVSEAKQEQLGIPEPIFGYVAHETVLENEPVPTDEMIAPRIEAEIGFILDEDLTAPVSTMDVLTATRAVVPVVEILESRYQGWSIPSAQDVIADLTSAGKVIVGEQYRDVTDVDLKMESVAVSVNGEVEATGIGGDIMGNPARPVAWLADRLADVDDGLREGELVMSGGISAAIDIEPGDVYTVEFANLGTMEIRAD, encoded by the coding sequence ATGCCACTCAGCCAGGACGAGGTCGACCGCCTCGCGACGAAACTCCACGAGGCCTACGACGAGAAGGAACCGATCGAACCGCTGACCGACGACGTCGAGTTCTCCACTGAGGACGCCTACCGTATCCAGTTCGAGGTGTTCGATCGACTCAGCGCGGGCGGCCGCGACGACGTCGTGGGCCACAAACTCGGTCTCGTCAGCGAGGCGAAGCAGGAGCAACTGGGCATTCCGGAGCCGATCTTCGGCTACGTCGCCCACGAGACGGTACTCGAGAACGAGCCCGTCCCGACCGACGAGATGATCGCCCCGCGGATCGAGGCCGAGATCGGGTTCATCCTCGACGAGGATCTGACGGCCCCGGTCTCGACGATGGACGTCCTCACGGCGACGCGGGCAGTCGTCCCCGTGGTCGAGATCCTCGAGAGCCGGTATCAGGGCTGGTCGATCCCCTCCGCCCAGGACGTCATCGCGGATCTCACCTCCGCCGGCAAGGTCATCGTCGGCGAGCAGTACCGCGACGTGACGGACGTCGACCTGAAGATGGAGAGCGTCGCCGTGTCGGTGAACGGCGAGGTCGAAGCCACCGGTATCGGCGGCGACATTATGGGGAATCCCGCTCGACCCGTCGCCTGGCTCGCAGACCGACTGGCCGACGTCGACGACGGCCTCCGCGAGGGCGAACTCGTAATGAGCGGCGGTATCTCGGCCGCCATCGACATCGAACCCGGCGACGTCTACACCGTCGAGTTCGCGAATCTCGGTACGATGGAAATCCGCGCGGATTAG
- a CDS encoding Glu/Leu/Phe/Val family dehydrogenase: MSEPNPFESLQEQVDDAAAYLDIDDDVITRLKHPERVLEANLTVELDDGSLQRFTGFRSQFNGDRGPYKGGIRYHPEVSRDEVKALSGWMAYKCAIVDIPFGGGKGGIVVDPDEYSEAELERLTRAFAAELRPLVGPDRDIPAPDVNTGQREMNWFKDTYETLERTTAPGVITGKAISSGGSAGRVEATGRSTMLAAREAFDYLDRDLADATVAVQGYGNAGSIAAKLIEDSGATVVAVSDSSGGIYDPDGLDARAVKTFKNETGSVTGYADAQELTNEELLTLDVDLLVPAALENAIDGDLAKEVAAEVIVEAANGPLTPRADDVLTERDVYVVPDILANAGGVTVSYFEWVQNRQRFAWTEARVNDELESVITDAFDDLVAAYEDNELPNFRTAAYVVATRRIVDSYLEGGNWP, encoded by the coding sequence ATGTCCGAACCGAACCCCTTCGAAAGCCTCCAAGAGCAGGTCGACGACGCCGCGGCGTATCTCGATATCGACGACGACGTCATCACTCGCCTGAAACACCCGGAACGCGTTCTCGAAGCGAATTTGACGGTCGAACTCGACGACGGCTCGCTCCAACGGTTCACGGGATTCCGATCACAGTTCAACGGCGATCGGGGGCCGTACAAGGGCGGAATTCGGTACCATCCGGAGGTCTCCAGAGACGAGGTCAAGGCGCTCTCGGGATGGATGGCGTACAAGTGCGCGATCGTCGATATCCCCTTCGGCGGTGGCAAGGGCGGAATCGTCGTCGACCCCGACGAGTACTCCGAGGCGGAGCTCGAACGACTGACGCGGGCGTTCGCGGCCGAGTTGCGTCCGCTGGTCGGCCCCGACCGCGACATCCCCGCACCGGACGTGAACACGGGGCAGCGGGAGATGAACTGGTTCAAAGACACCTACGAGACGCTCGAACGGACGACCGCGCCGGGAGTCATCACCGGCAAGGCGATCAGTTCCGGCGGGAGCGCAGGTCGCGTGGAGGCCACCGGCCGCTCGACGATGCTCGCCGCCCGGGAGGCGTTCGACTACCTCGACCGGGACCTTGCGGACGCGACGGTCGCCGTGCAGGGGTACGGAAACGCGGGCTCGATCGCTGCGAAACTCATCGAGGACAGCGGGGCGACCGTCGTCGCCGTCTCCGACTCGTCCGGCGGCATCTACGACCCCGACGGACTGGACGCGCGGGCAGTCAAGACGTTCAAGAACGAGACCGGGAGCGTCACGGGCTATGCGGACGCCCAGGAACTGACCAACGAGGAACTCCTCACGCTCGACGTCGACCTCCTCGTCCCGGCAGCGCTGGAGAACGCCATCGACGGCGACCTGGCCAAAGAGGTCGCCGCCGAGGTCATCGTCGAGGCCGCGAACGGTCCCCTCACCCCGCGCGCGGACGACGTCCTCACCGAACGCGACGTCTACGTCGTTCCCGACATCCTCGCCAACGCCGGCGGCGTCACCGTCTCGTACTTCGAGTGGGTGCAGAACCGCCAGCGCTTCGCCTGGACCGAAGCGCGCGTGAACGACGAACTCGAATCGGTGATCACCGACGCGTTCGACGACCTGGTCGCCGCGTACGAGGACAACGAGTTGCCGAACTTCCGGACGGCGGCGTACGTCGTCGCGACCCGCCGCATCGTCGACTCGTACCTCGAAGGCGGGAACTGGCCGTAG
- a CDS encoding acetaldehyde dehydrogenase (acetylating), with protein sequence MSLDAAIVGPGNIGTDLMYKILDRGDEIDLQRMIGIFPVEESEGLQAAVDEGVGVGTDGIDSVKEHADEFDLVFEATSAGIHEQHAPVYEDLGLFAVDLTPAAIGPYTVPVVNVDDVVESGHENINMVTCGGQATIPLVHAVDRVADVKYAEMLSHIASKSAGPGTRQNIDKFTQTTAAGLEEVGGADEGKAIITLNPAEPPIMMRNTVYTMVHEDTDVGEVKDSVSRIESAVREYVPGYDVTLEPTVKDQDDVAFDLEDKIILTTMLEVEGEGQHLPPYAGNLDIMTSAALGAAERVATHEVDADAIGGVSDD encoded by the coding sequence ATGTCGTTAGATGCGGCGATCGTCGGTCCGGGTAACATCGGAACCGACCTGATGTACAAGATACTCGACCGCGGGGACGAGATCGATCTCCAGCGGATGATCGGCATCTTCCCGGTCGAGGAATCGGAGGGGCTCCAGGCGGCCGTCGACGAGGGCGTCGGTGTCGGCACCGACGGCATCGACAGCGTCAAAGAGCACGCCGACGAGTTCGACCTCGTCTTCGAGGCCACGAGCGCGGGCATCCACGAGCAGCACGCCCCGGTCTACGAGGACCTCGGCCTGTTCGCGGTCGACCTCACGCCGGCGGCGATCGGCCCCTACACGGTCCCGGTCGTCAACGTCGACGACGTCGTCGAAAGCGGCCACGAGAACATCAATATGGTCACCTGCGGGGGACAGGCGACGATTCCGCTCGTCCACGCGGTCGACCGCGTCGCGGACGTCAAATATGCCGAAATGCTCTCGCACATCGCCTCGAAGAGCGCCGGCCCGGGGACGAGACAGAACATCGACAAGTTCACGCAGACGACGGCGGCCGGCCTGGAGGAGGTCGGCGGCGCCGACGAGGGGAAGGCGATCATCACGCTGAACCCGGCGGAGCCGCCGATCATGATGCGGAACACCGTCTACACGATGGTTCACGAGGACACGGACGTCGGCGAGGTCAAAGACTCCGTCTCGCGGATCGAATCGGCGGTCCGGGAGTACGTCCCCGGGTACGACGTCACGCTCGAACCGACGGTGAAAGATCAGGACGACGTCGCGTTCGACCTCGAAGACAAGATCATCCTCACGACGATGCTCGAAGTCGAGGGCGAGGGGCAGCATCTCCCACCGTATGCGGGCAATCTGGACATTATGACAAGCGCAGCACTCGGAGCGGCCGAACGGGTAGCAACGCACGAAGTCGACGCCGACGCGATCGGAGGTGTCAGCGATGACTGA